In Deltaproteobacteria bacterium GWC2_55_46, a single window of DNA contains:
- a CDS encoding type II secretion system protein GspE, whose protein sequence is MDSDLFEAMPKGGFHRIKEIRDEYVDTSILEKVTLSYVKKNLVMPLKVKEGHLLVALAGPRGIFTVNELERITGFPVKPVFAEEKQITDAINRFFDRLSGSAQEVIDGLGSVSLDSISTAWEEPKDLVDLAEEAPIIKILNSLLFKAVKDRASDIHIEPYEREVEVRFRIDGVLYPVLTPPKTIQEALASRVKIMAGLDIAEKRLPQDGKIRLLVAGKDVYVRVSVIPTSYGERIVLRILDRKAEIIRLERLGLTPAQVSSLEALLARNSGIILVTGPTGSGKTTTLYSAISSINSTTRNIITIEDPVEYQLKGIGQIHVNPKIGLTFAHGLRSILRQDPDVIMVGEIRDRETAEIAIQASLTGHLVLSTLHTNDTASAVTRLVDMGIEPFLAASSISGILAQRLVRLLCPECKKSYAATPEESRLFASPPQELYAAAGCERCSGTGYFGRAGIFEFLVPGPEMRPMILKNQDADTMKRHAVSKGMKTMMEDGLTKAAMGLTSLAEVLRVTRDDGD, encoded by the coding sequence ATGGATAGCGATCTTTTCGAGGCCATGCCAAAAGGCGGTTTTCACCGCATAAAAGAGATCAGGGATGAGTATGTAGACACCTCTATTCTTGAAAAAGTGACGTTGAGCTACGTAAAGAAGAACCTGGTCATGCCGCTCAAGGTGAAGGAGGGGCATCTGCTTGTGGCGCTCGCAGGGCCCAGGGGGATATTCACGGTAAACGAGCTTGAAAGGATAACGGGTTTTCCGGTCAAGCCGGTATTCGCGGAAGAAAAACAGATAACCGACGCGATAAACAGGTTTTTCGACAGGCTTTCAGGTTCGGCCCAGGAGGTGATAGACGGCCTCGGCAGCGTTAGCCTTGATTCGATCTCCACCGCGTGGGAAGAGCCGAAAGACCTCGTCGACCTCGCCGAAGAGGCCCCGATAATAAAGATCCTCAACTCGCTCCTCTTCAAGGCCGTCAAGGACAGGGCAAGCGACATCCACATCGAGCCCTATGAAAGAGAGGTCGAGGTCAGGTTCAGAATAGACGGAGTCCTCTATCCGGTCCTCACCCCTCCCAAAACGATACAGGAAGCACTCGCCAGCAGAGTGAAGATCATGGCCGGCCTGGATATCGCAGAGAAGAGGCTGCCGCAGGACGGCAAGATCAGGCTTCTCGTGGCCGGCAAGGACGTATACGTAAGGGTCTCGGTCATCCCAACCTCGTACGGAGAAAGGATCGTCCTTAGGATCCTCGACAGAAAGGCGGAGATAATAAGGCTTGAGAGGCTTGGTCTCACGCCAGCGCAGGTCTCTTCTTTAGAGGCGCTCCTTGCGCGCAACAGCGGCATCATCCTCGTGACAGGCCCCACCGGCTCCGGCAAGACGACCACCCTTTATTCCGCCATAAGCAGCATCAACAGCACCACGAGGAATATCATAACCATAGAGGACCCGGTCGAGTACCAGCTCAAGGGCATCGGACAGATACATGTGAACCCGAAGATCGGCCTCACCTTCGCCCACGGCCTGCGCTCGATATTGAGACAGGACCCGGACGTGATAATGGTCGGAGAGATACGCGACAGGGAGACCGCCGAGATAGCGATACAGGCGTCTCTTACCGGCCACCTCGTGCTCTCTACGCTGCACACAAACGACACCGCGAGCGCGGTCACAAGGCTCGTGGACATGGGGATAGAGCCGTTCCTCGCGGCCTCATCCATTTCAGGCATACTCGCGCAGAGGCTGGTAAGGCTCCTGTGCCCGGAGTGCAAGAAGAGCTACGCCGCTACCCCGGAGGAGTCAAGGCTCTTCGCTTCACCGCCGCAAGAGCTATATGCGGCCGCCGGGTGCGAAAGGTGCTCTGGCACAGGCTACTTCGGCAGGGCCGGGATATTCGAATTCCTGGTCCCGGGCCCTGAGATGAGGCCGATGATACTCAAGAACCAGGACGCTGACACCATGAAGAGGCACGCCGTCTCGAAAGGCATGAAGACGATGATGGAGGACGGCCTTACCAAGGCAGCCATGGGGCTTACGAGCCTCGCGGAGGTGCTGAGGGTAACGAGGGACGACGGGGATTAA
- a CDS encoding type II secretion system protein GspD, giving the protein MRYMKFDKITAHLFLIILTVMLVCEPAYSQKSEGQKKGRAADITLNFVDVEISSLVKIMSEITGRNFIYDETFRGKVTIIAPGKLTSDEALNLFISALELKNFTVIPTDGYYKIIQSSAAKQSGTRVVRDPGSVRPDEYIVRLIPLNTISVQDAFSAVQPLVSKNGQISVFGTRNALLLVDTAQNIEKILAILKSIDEPSVVKAPEVIYLKYAQADAVAGILRREEQRRTGIRRGDNLESTITPDERLNAIILSDSVSDREFFRDFINLLDVPPPEASSRINVYYLENADAEDLAKVIDALIRPGAAQAAQPQPGGAPQITQEITGRISVTPSKATNSLIIMASPADYQNLVQVIEKLDRRPKQVFVEAMITEVTVDKAIELGTKFRLSAEKENAPVAIGGVGSIDASSIQTILNGLAGLTIGGLGNLLTIPVTRADGTSFNLTAPGFAVLFSLSEFKDIINVLSTPHILTSDNSEAEIMVGENVPFLASLERQAGTAGQPLLQSIERRDVGIRLKIRPKISEGDFVKLDIYQEISAVSPSRTGGAADIITTKRSAQTSVVVKNNQTVVIGGLIQNRNTSNTTKVPLLGDIPLFGWLFKSTTDQRQKTNLLVFITPYIIEDFKGLEDLRDRKQREFDKNGALKGRLDKNGSIEQEETVNVDG; this is encoded by the coding sequence ATGAGGTATATGAAATTCGACAAAATAACGGCTCATCTATTCCTTATCATCTTGACGGTCATGCTCGTATGCGAGCCCGCCTACTCGCAGAAATCAGAAGGGCAGAAAAAGGGCAGGGCCGCGGACATCACCCTGAACTTCGTCGACGTAGAGATATCCTCCCTCGTCAAGATAATGAGCGAGATAACCGGGAGGAACTTCATCTACGACGAAACGTTCCGGGGGAAGGTCACAATAATAGCCCCCGGGAAGCTTACGAGCGACGAAGCGTTGAACCTCTTTATCTCGGCGCTTGAGCTAAAGAACTTTACCGTCATACCCACCGACGGCTACTACAAGATAATCCAGTCATCCGCCGCCAAGCAGAGCGGCACCAGGGTCGTGCGCGACCCTGGCTCGGTCAGGCCTGACGAGTACATAGTAAGGCTCATACCGCTTAACACCATCTCGGTGCAGGACGCCTTCTCGGCGGTCCAGCCGCTCGTGTCGAAGAACGGGCAGATATCTGTCTTCGGCACAAGAAACGCCCTCCTGCTGGTCGACACAGCACAGAACATAGAGAAGATACTCGCGATACTCAAGTCGATAGACGAGCCGTCGGTTGTGAAAGCGCCGGAGGTCATATACCTCAAGTACGCTCAAGCCGACGCCGTAGCCGGGATACTCCGGAGGGAAGAACAGAGGAGGACTGGCATAAGGCGCGGAGATAACCTGGAGAGCACCATTACGCCAGATGAGCGGCTGAACGCAATAATACTCTCTGATTCGGTCTCCGACCGGGAGTTCTTCAGGGACTTCATCAACCTGCTTGACGTGCCGCCCCCTGAGGCCAGCAGCCGCATAAACGTATATTATCTGGAAAACGCGGACGCGGAGGACCTGGCCAAGGTCATCGACGCCCTTATAAGGCCTGGCGCGGCCCAGGCAGCGCAGCCCCAGCCAGGAGGGGCGCCCCAGATAACGCAGGAGATAACCGGAAGGATAAGCGTAACGCCGAGCAAGGCGACCAATTCGCTTATCATCATGGCCTCCCCTGCCGACTACCAGAACCTCGTGCAGGTCATCGAAAAACTTGACCGCAGGCCGAAACAGGTCTTCGTCGAGGCCATGATAACCGAGGTGACCGTTGACAAGGCCATAGAGCTCGGCACCAAGTTCAGGCTCTCCGCAGAAAAGGAGAACGCGCCTGTCGCCATAGGCGGCGTCGGCTCAATAGACGCCTCCTCGATACAGACCATCCTGAACGGGCTGGCAGGGCTTACCATAGGCGGCCTCGGGAACCTGCTTACGATACCGGTTACCAGGGCAGACGGGACAAGCTTCAACCTTACGGCGCCGGGGTTCGCCGTGCTCTTCTCGCTCTCGGAGTTCAAGGACATCATAAACGTCCTCTCCACGCCGCACATACTAACAAGCGACAACTCCGAGGCTGAGATAATGGTGGGCGAGAACGTCCCTTTCCTAGCAAGCCTCGAACGGCAGGCCGGCACCGCGGGGCAGCCGCTGCTGCAGTCCATCGAACGGCGCGACGTAGGCATACGGCTCAAGATACGACCCAAGATAAGCGAAGGTGACTTCGTCAAGCTCGACATCTACCAGGAGATATCGGCTGTATCGCCTTCAAGGACAGGCGGCGCAGCCGACATAATCACCACAAAGAGGTCGGCTCAGACCAGCGTCGTGGTCAAGAACAACCAGACGGTCGTCATAGGCGGCCTCATCCAGAACAGGAATACCAGCAACACTACCAAGGTCCCGTTGCTTGGCGATATACCGCTATTCGGGTGGCTCTTCAAGTCGACCACCGACCAGCGGCAGAAGACCAACCTGCTTGTCTTCATAACACCTTACATCATAGAGGACTTCAAGGGGCTCGAAGACTTAAGGGACAGGAAACAGCGGGAGTTCGACAAGAACGGCGCGCTCAAGGGCCGGTTGGACAAGAACGGCTCGATCGAACAGGAGGAGACGGTGAACGTAGATGGATAG